One window from the genome of Lysobacter helvus encodes:
- the ligA gene encoding NAD-dependent DNA ligase LigA, with amino-acid sequence MATKAPGPVATRVDELRRLLDDANYRYYVLDDPQLTDADYDKLLRELEALEQDHPELADASSPTARVGNAPSGKFAEVKHAVPMLSLANAFEDGEVEEFVARIVKETGDADPAFSVEPKLDGLAISLRYEHGVFVRGATRGDGATGEDVTANLRTVRSVPLKLRGKAPPVLEVRGEVFMPKAAFEKYNAWALEHGEKTLANPRNGAAGSLRQLDPRITAQRPLAFYAYALGEVDGATLPPAHSQTLAWLRELGLPVSAEVDTARGAAGLLAYYRRIGDKRNALPYDIDGVVYKLDRYDQQRAMGFVSRAPRWAIAHKYPAQEQATTVESIEVNVGRTGAVTPWVLMAPVQVGGVTVTRATLHNADQIARLDVRVGDTVIIRRAGDVIPEVVRVIEDKRPVDAKGHPKHAAYELPTACPVCGSAVEREEGEVVARCTGGLFCPAQRVQALFHFASRRAMDIDGLGERFITALVEFDMVRTVADLYTLDVDAFVQMKQQADALADAVPETVKAGKVATKWAENLVAAIDASRTTTLERVLFALGIRDVGESTARTLARHFGALDPLMAADEETLRQVPDIGPVVAARIAHFFAQPHNREVIAALQKNGVHWPEGAPQRSADGPLAGKTVVLTGGLEAMSRDEAGAKLEALGAKVSGSVSKKTSFVVAGEAAGSKLAKAQELGVDVWDEARLLAYLADPK; translated from the coding sequence GTGGCGACCAAAGCCCCCGGTCCCGTCGCCACCCGCGTCGACGAACTGCGCCGCCTGCTCGACGACGCCAACTACCGCTACTACGTCCTCGACGATCCGCAGCTGACGGACGCCGACTACGACAAGCTGCTGCGCGAACTCGAAGCGCTGGAGCAGGACCACCCGGAACTCGCCGATGCCAGTTCGCCCACCGCGCGCGTGGGCAATGCGCCGTCGGGCAAGTTCGCCGAGGTGAAGCACGCGGTGCCGATGCTGTCGCTCGCCAATGCGTTCGAAGACGGCGAGGTCGAAGAATTCGTCGCGCGCATCGTCAAGGAAACCGGCGACGCCGATCCCGCGTTCTCCGTCGAACCCAAGCTCGATGGCCTGGCGATCAGCCTGCGCTACGAACACGGTGTGTTCGTGCGCGGCGCCACGCGCGGCGACGGTGCCACGGGCGAAGACGTCACCGCCAACCTGCGCACCGTGCGCAGCGTGCCGCTCAAGCTGCGCGGCAAGGCGCCGCCGGTGCTGGAAGTGCGCGGCGAAGTCTTCATGCCCAAGGCCGCCTTCGAAAAGTACAACGCCTGGGCGCTGGAACACGGCGAGAAGACGCTGGCCAATCCGCGCAACGGCGCAGCCGGTTCGCTGCGCCAGCTCGATCCGCGCATCACCGCGCAGCGACCGCTGGCGTTCTACGCCTACGCGCTCGGCGAAGTGGACGGTGCGACGCTGCCGCCCGCGCATTCGCAGACGCTCGCGTGGTTGCGCGAACTCGGATTGCCCGTCAGCGCCGAAGTCGACACCGCACGCGGCGCCGCGGGCCTGCTGGCGTATTACCGCCGCATCGGCGACAAGCGCAACGCGCTGCCGTACGACATCGACGGCGTGGTCTACAAGCTCGATCGCTACGACCAGCAACGCGCGATGGGCTTCGTCTCGCGCGCGCCGCGCTGGGCCATCGCGCACAAGTACCCGGCGCAGGAACAGGCGACGACGGTCGAGTCGATCGAAGTCAACGTGGGCCGCACGGGCGCGGTGACGCCGTGGGTGCTGATGGCGCCGGTGCAGGTGGGCGGCGTGACCGTCACGCGCGCGACGCTGCACAACGCCGACCAGATCGCGCGCCTCGACGTGCGCGTGGGCGACACCGTGATCATCCGCCGCGCGGGCGACGTGATCCCGGAGGTGGTGCGCGTGATCGAGGACAAGCGCCCGGTCGATGCGAAGGGACATCCGAAACACGCCGCCTACGAACTGCCCACCGCGTGCCCCGTGTGCGGCTCGGCGGTCGAGCGCGAAGAGGGCGAGGTCGTCGCACGCTGCACCGGCGGCCTGTTCTGCCCGGCGCAGCGCGTGCAGGCGCTGTTCCATTTCGCCTCGCGTCGCGCGATGGACATCGACGGGCTGGGTGAACGCTTCATCACGGCACTGGTCGAGTTCGACATGGTGCGGACGGTGGCGGACCTGTACACGCTGGACGTCGATGCGTTCGTGCAGATGAAGCAGCAGGCCGACGCCCTCGCCGACGCCGTCCCCGAAACGGTGAAGGCCGGCAAGGTCGCCACCAAGTGGGCGGAGAACCTCGTCGCTGCGATCGACGCCAGCCGCACCACCACGCTCGAACGCGTGTTGTTCGCGCTCGGCATCCGCGACGTGGGCGAAAGCACGGCGCGCACGCTGGCGCGGCACTTCGGCGCGCTCGATCCGCTGATGGCCGCCGACGAAGAGACCTTGCGCCAGGTGCCGGACATCGGCCCGGTCGTCGCCGCGCGCATCGCGCATTTCTTCGCGCAGCCGCACAACCGCGAAGTCATCGCGGCCTTGCAGAAGAACGGCGTGCACTGGCCGGAAGGCGCACCGCAACGCAGCGCCGATGGTCCGCTCGCGGGCAAGACGGTGGTGCTGACCGGTGGCCTGGAAGCGATGTCGCGCGACGAAGCGGGCGCGAAACTCGAAGCGCTGGGCGCCAAGGTGTCCGGCAGCGTGTCGAAGAAGACCAGCTTCGTCGTTGCCGGCGAAGCGGCCGGCAGCAAGCTGGCGAAGGCGCAAGAACTCGGCGTGGACGTCTGGGACGAAGCGCGCCTGCTGGCGTATCTCGCGGACCCGAAATGA
- the epmA gene encoding EF-P lysine aminoacylase EpmA: MIASAARHPDALRLRAQLNAAVRAFFAKRNVLEVETPVLSRAGNTDPNIASFSLDFSGRTDGAPRTRWLRTSPEYPLKRLLAEGVGDCYELGRVFRDGEAGGRHNPEFTMLEWYRVGRDHRWLARETADLVQHALALVGRHARVVETAYRDLYIEHLRVDPFTASDDALRNALGDIAIDPAGLVRDDWLDLLATHRLQPAFPDDQLLIVHDYPASQCALARIRPGDPPVAERFEVYLGPLEVANGYHELRDPVEQRERFERDRAVRAGRGQPAPPPDEALLAALAGLPACAGVALGIDRLLMAMLGTGRIADVLAFDFARA, encoded by the coding sequence ATGATCGCCTCTGCCGCGCGGCATCCCGATGCGCTGCGCCTGCGGGCGCAACTCAACGCCGCGGTGCGTGCGTTCTTCGCGAAGCGCAACGTGCTGGAAGTCGAAACGCCCGTGCTGTCGCGCGCGGGCAATACCGATCCGAACATCGCCTCGTTCTCGCTCGACTTCTCCGGCCGCACCGACGGCGCGCCGCGCACGCGCTGGCTGCGCACGTCGCCGGAATATCCGCTCAAGCGCCTGCTCGCCGAAGGCGTGGGCGATTGCTACGAACTGGGTCGCGTGTTCCGCGACGGCGAAGCGGGCGGGCGCCACAACCCCGAATTCACGATGCTGGAGTGGTACCGCGTCGGTCGCGACCATCGCTGGCTCGCGCGCGAAACGGCGGACCTGGTGCAACACGCGCTCGCGTTGGTCGGGCGCCACGCGCGCGTCGTCGAAACCGCGTATCGCGACCTGTACATCGAACACCTGCGCGTCGATCCGTTCACCGCCAGCGATGACGCATTGCGCAACGCGCTCGGCGACATCGCGATCGATCCCGCGGGCCTGGTGCGCGACGACTGGCTCGACCTGCTCGCCACGCATCGCCTGCAACCCGCGTTCCCGGACGACCAGTTGCTGATCGTCCACGACTATCCGGCGTCGCAATGCGCGCTGGCGCGCATCCGGCCCGGCGATCCGCCGGTCGCCGAACGCTTCGAGGTGTACCTGGGCCCGCTTGAGGTGGCCAACGGCTACCACGAGCTGCGCGACCCCGTGGAGCAACGCGAACGCTTCGAACGCGATCGCGCCGTGCGCGCCGGGCGCGGCCAGCCCGCGCCCCCGCCGGACGAAGCGCTCCTCGCCGCGCTGGCGGGCCTGCCCGCGTGCGCGGGCGTGGCGCTGGGCATCGACCGCCTGCTCATGGCCATGCTGGGCACCGGGCGGATCGCGGACGTGCTGGCGTTCGATTTCGCGCGGGCGTGA
- a CDS encoding GH1 family beta-glucosidase — MPTSQSPFVFPEGFLWGAATAAHQIEGSPLADGAGPSIWTRFAHTPGMTVNGDTGDVACDHYHRWKSDVALMKSLGLKAYRFSVSWSRILPEGTGRVNQAGVDFYSRLVDELLANDIEPLLTLYHWDLPAALDDRGGWLNRDIADWFAEYGSVLYRALDGRVKKWVTLNEPWVVTDGGYLHGALAPGHKSKYETPIATHNLMRAHGAAVKAYREIGKHEIGLVVNIEPKYPASDSPEDAAAVKRAHAYMNEQYLDAALLGRYPPELKNEIFGDAWPEWADADYALIKQKLDFIGINYYTRSVTQANDSYPLKAGAVRQPLGTYTETGWEVFPQGLIDLLVWSKDRYGNVPTYITENGAAFFDPPVAEGGRIRDPLRMDYLQKHLKAIRSAIDQGCDIRGYMVWSLLDNLEWSLGYSKRFGIVHVNYGTQERTPKDSAKYYSRVIATHGESLGDALP, encoded by the coding sequence ATGCCCACGTCGCAATCGCCTTTCGTGTTCCCCGAGGGCTTCCTCTGGGGCGCCGCCACCGCCGCGCACCAGATCGAGGGCTCCCCGCTCGCCGACGGCGCCGGTCCCAGCATCTGGACGCGCTTCGCGCACACGCCGGGGATGACCGTCAACGGCGACACCGGCGACGTGGCCTGCGACCACTACCACCGCTGGAAATCCGACGTGGCGCTGATGAAGTCGCTGGGCCTGAAGGCCTACCGCTTCAGCGTGTCGTGGTCGCGCATCCTGCCCGAGGGCACGGGGCGCGTGAACCAGGCCGGCGTGGATTTCTATTCGCGCCTGGTCGACGAACTGCTGGCCAACGACATCGAGCCGCTGCTCACGCTGTACCACTGGGACCTGCCGGCGGCGCTGGACGACCGCGGCGGCTGGTTGAACCGCGACATCGCCGACTGGTTCGCCGAATACGGCAGCGTGCTGTATCGCGCGCTCGACGGGCGGGTGAAGAAGTGGGTCACCCTCAACGAACCGTGGGTCGTCACCGACGGCGGTTACCTGCATGGCGCGCTCGCGCCGGGCCACAAGAGCAAGTACGAGACGCCGATCGCCACGCACAACCTGATGCGCGCGCATGGCGCGGCGGTGAAGGCGTACCGCGAGATCGGCAAGCACGAGATCGGGCTGGTGGTGAACATCGAGCCGAAGTATCCGGCCAGCGATTCGCCGGAAGACGCGGCGGCGGTGAAGCGGGCGCATGCGTACATGAACGAGCAGTACCTGGATGCGGCGTTGCTGGGCCGCTATCCGCCGGAACTGAAGAACGAGATCTTCGGCGATGCGTGGCCGGAGTGGGCCGATGCGGATTACGCGCTCATCAAGCAGAAGCTGGATTTCATCGGCATCAATTACTACACGCGCAGCGTGACGCAGGCCAACGACAGTTATCCGCTGAAGGCGGGCGCGGTGCGGCAGCCGTTGGGCACTTATACGGAGACCGGCTGGGAGGTGTTTCCGCAGGGGCTGATCGATTTGCTGGTGTGGTCGAAGGATCGCTACGGCAACGTTCCGACGTACATCACGGAGAACGGGGCGGCGTTCTTCGATCCGCCGGTCGCCGAGGGTGGACGCATCCGGGATCCGTTGCGGATGGATTACCTGCAGAAGCATCTGAAGGCGATCCGGTCTGCGATCGACCAGGGGTGCGATATCCGGGGGTACATGGTGTGGTCGTTGCTCGACAACCTGGAGTGGTCGCTGGGGTATTCGAAGCGCTTCGGGATCGTGCATGTGAACTACGGGACGCAGGAGCGGACGCCCAAGGACAGTGCGAAGTACTACTCGCGCGTGATTGCGACGCATGGGGAGAGCCTGGGCGACGCGTTGCCTTGA
- the smc gene encoding chromosome segregation protein SMC: MRLSTIKLSGFKSFVDPTTLHLPTNMTGVVGPNGCGKSNIIDAVRWVMGESSASRLRGDSLTDVIFSGSSARKPVSQATVELIFDNSDHTITGEYAAFNEISVKRTVSRDGVSTYSLNGTKCRRRDITDLFLGTGLGPRSYSIIEQGMISQIIEARPEDLRVYLEEAAGISKYKERRKETETRIRHTRENLDRLNDLREEVGKQLEHLRRQARQAEQYQSIQAERRIKDAEWKALEYRGLDARVQSLKEKLDHEETRLQQLIAEQREAEKNIETDRVRREEASEALNKAQAQVYQVGGTLARIEQQIAHQREMAQRLHKARDEAQTALAELGSHISGDEARLASLRDAIATAEPELERLRTDDTTRQDALRDAEAALADWQQRWDAHTKASSEAARAGDVERTRIEHLDRQTLDADRRREQLTAERTGLDLSALSEAFAGVQSQHDAQKASLEGLTAQVEERKAGVTALQDQQRAAQTEIADVRKNAQASRGRLSSLEALQHAALGQEQGAATAWLKARGLDSAARVGETLQVESGWENAVEGALGQLIEGVLVEAPEALVDALGDLGEGRLTLVDPTNEDFTVAPTSLAAKVRGPAAIRRILAKLHGADTLAEARALLPGLGDGESVITRAGERLGAGWVRVVRSGAAKQGALLREKEIQALRAEIESLQQREQVLNDTLTRLRDQALAAEQQREDAQRALYLAHRGVSELAGQLQSQQGKLESAKARIARIDADLEQLVATLDASREQAREARGKQEDAVGRMAELEQARQALDADRRRFVEARDAARNAARESRDTAHALALTVESQRAQIVALAQSLERMGGQRGQLESRLGEVASQLTDGDAPVSALEAERQSALEERVRTEKALSEARSTLEGIDGELRGYEQTRHQRDEQAISQREKISQRKLDQQALVIKADQLSAAVIEAGFVLDEVIATLTPDADVALWEKAVTDFDAKLRRLEPVNLAAIQEHAEAAQRKEYLDAQDADLTTALDTLEDAIRKIDRETRGRFKDTFDRVNSGVQELYPRLFGGGHAYLELTGEDLLDTGVAIMARPPGKRVSNISLLSGGEKAMTAVALVFAIFRLNPAPFCLLDEVDAPLDEANVGRFTAMVSEMSEQVQFLFVTHNKATMEAAQQLSGVTMREPGVSRLVSVDLAEAARLAGAA, from the coding sequence ATGCGCCTGTCCACGATCAAGCTCTCCGGTTTCAAATCCTTCGTCGATCCGACCACGCTCCACCTGCCGACCAACATGACCGGCGTGGTGGGCCCGAACGGGTGCGGCAAGTCGAACATCATCGACGCCGTGCGCTGGGTCATGGGCGAAAGCTCCGCGAGCCGCTTGCGCGGTGATTCGCTCACCGACGTGATCTTCTCCGGCAGCAGCGCGCGCAAGCCCGTGTCGCAGGCCACGGTGGAGCTGATCTTCGACAACAGCGACCACACGATCACCGGCGAGTACGCCGCGTTCAACGAAATCTCGGTCAAGCGCACCGTCAGCCGCGACGGCGTGAGCACCTATTCGCTCAACGGGACCAAGTGCCGCCGCCGCGACATTACGGACCTCTTCCTCGGCACCGGCCTCGGCCCGCGCAGCTACTCGATCATCGAGCAGGGGATGATCAGCCAGATCATCGAAGCGCGTCCCGAAGACCTGCGCGTGTACCTGGAGGAAGCCGCCGGCATCTCCAAGTACAAGGAACGCCGCAAGGAAACCGAAACGCGCATCCGCCACACGCGCGAAAACCTCGACCGCCTCAACGACCTGCGCGAAGAAGTCGGCAAGCAGCTCGAACACCTGCGCCGCCAGGCGCGCCAGGCCGAGCAGTACCAGTCGATCCAGGCCGAGCGCCGCATCAAGGACGCCGAGTGGAAGGCGCTGGAATACCGCGGCCTCGACGCGCGCGTGCAGTCGCTGAAGGAAAAGCTGGACCACGAGGAAACCCGCCTGCAGCAGCTGATCGCCGAGCAGCGTGAGGCCGAGAAGAACATCGAGACCGACCGCGTCCGCCGCGAAGAAGCGAGCGAAGCGCTGAACAAGGCGCAGGCGCAGGTCTACCAGGTGGGCGGCACGCTGGCCCGCATCGAACAGCAGATCGCGCACCAGCGCGAAATGGCGCAGCGCCTGCACAAGGCGCGCGACGAAGCACAGACCGCGCTGGCCGAACTGGGCTCGCACATCAGCGGCGACGAAGCGCGCCTGGCCTCGCTGCGCGACGCCATCGCCACCGCCGAACCCGAACTCGAGCGCCTGCGCACCGACGACACCACGCGCCAGGACGCCCTGCGCGATGCCGAAGCCGCGCTGGCCGACTGGCAGCAGCGCTGGGACGCGCACACCAAGGCGTCGTCCGAAGCCGCGCGCGCCGGCGACGTCGAACGCACGCGCATCGAACACCTCGACCGCCAGACGCTCGACGCCGATCGCCGCCGCGAACAGCTCACGGCCGAGCGCACGGGCCTGGACCTGTCCGCGTTGTCCGAAGCCTTCGCCGGCGTGCAGTCGCAGCACGACGCGCAGAAGGCCTCGCTCGAAGGCCTCACCGCGCAGGTCGAAGAACGCAAGGCCGGCGTCACCGCGTTGCAGGACCAGCAGCGCGCGGCGCAGACCGAAATCGCCGACGTGCGCAAGAACGCACAGGCTTCGCGCGGTCGCCTGTCCTCGCTCGAAGCGCTGCAGCACGCCGCGCTCGGCCAGGAACAGGGCGCCGCCACCGCGTGGCTGAAAGCGCGCGGCCTCGACAGCGCCGCCCGCGTGGGCGAAACGCTGCAAGTCGAATCGGGCTGGGAAAACGCCGTTGAAGGCGCGCTCGGCCAGTTGATCGAAGGCGTGCTGGTCGAAGCGCCGGAAGCGCTGGTCGATGCGCTCGGCGATCTCGGCGAAGGCCGATTGACCCTGGTCGACCCGACCAACGAAGACTTCACCGTCGCACCGACGTCGCTCGCCGCGAAGGTCCGTGGCCCCGCCGCGATCCGCCGCATCCTCGCCAAGTTGCACGGTGCCGATACGCTCGCCGAAGCGCGCGCTTTGCTGCCGGGCCTGGGCGATGGCGAATCGGTGATCACGCGCGCGGGCGAACGCCTCGGCGCCGGCTGGGTGCGCGTGGTGCGTTCCGGCGCGGCCAAGCAGGGCGCGTTGCTGCGCGAGAAGGAAATCCAGGCGCTGCGCGCGGAGATCGAATCGCTGCAGCAGCGCGAGCAGGTCCTCAACGACACGCTCACGCGCCTGCGCGACCAGGCCCTCGCCGCCGAACAGCAGCGCGAAGACGCACAGCGCGCGTTGTACCTCGCGCACCGCGGCGTGTCCGAACTCGCCGGCCAGTTGCAGAGCCAGCAGGGCAAGCTGGAATCGGCGAAGGCCCGCATCGCGCGCATCGACGCCGACCTCGAACAACTCGTCGCCACGCTCGACGCCAGCCGCGAACAGGCCCGCGAAGCGCGCGGCAAGCAGGAAGATGCCGTCGGCCGCATGGCCGAACTCGAACAGGCCCGCCAGGCGCTCGACGCCGACCGCCGCCGGTTCGTCGAAGCCCGCGACGCCGCCCGCAACGCCGCCCGCGAATCGCGCGACACCGCGCATGCGCTCGCGCTCACGGTGGAATCGCAACGTGCGCAGATCGTCGCGCTCGCGCAATCGCTGGAACGCATGGGCGGCCAGCGCGGCCAGCTCGAATCGCGCCTCGGCGAAGTCGCCTCGCAGCTCACCGACGGCGACGCCCCGGTCAGCGCGCTGGAAGCCGAACGCCAGTCCGCGCTCGAAGAACGCGTGCGCACCGAAAAGGCCTTGTCCGAAGCGCGCTCGACGCTGGAAGGCATCGACGGCGAACTGCGCGGCTACGAACAGACGCGCCACCAGCGCGACGAACAGGCCATCTCGCAGCGCGAGAAGATCTCGCAGCGCAAGCTCGACCAGCAGGCGCTGGTGATCAAGGCCGACCAGTTGTCGGCGGCCGTGATCGAAGCCGGCTTCGTGCTCGACGAGGTGATCGCCACGCTCACCCCCGACGCCGACGTGGCGCTGTGGGAAAAGGCCGTCACCGATTTCGACGCCAAGCTGCGCCGCCTGGAACCGGTCAACCTCGCCGCGATCCAGGAACACGCCGAAGCCGCGCAGCGCAAGGAATACCTCGACGCGCAGGACGCCGACCTCACCACCGCGCTCGACACGCTGGAAGACGCGATCCGCAAGATCGACCGCGAAACGCGCGGCCGTTTCAAGGACACGTTCGACCGCGTGAATTCCGGCGTGCAGGAGCTGTATCCGCGCCTGTTCGGCGGCGGGCATGCGTACCTGGAACTCACCGGCGAAGACCTGCTCGACACCGGCGTGGCGATCATGGCGCGCCCGCCCGGCAAGCGCGTGTCGAACATCTCGCTGCTCTCCGGCGGCGAGAAGGCGATGACCGCGGTGGCGCTGGTGTTCGCGATCTTCCGCCTCAACCCGGCCCCGTTCTGCCTGCTGGACGAGGTGGACGCGCCGCTCGACGAAGCCAACGTCGGGCGCTTCACCGCGATGGTCAGCGAGATGAGCGAGCAGGTACAGTTCCTGTTCGTGACCCACAACAAGGCGACGATGGAAGCCGCGCAGCAGCTGTCGGGCGTGACGATGCGCGAACCGGGCGTGAGCCGCCTGGTCTCCGTCGACCTCGCCGAAGCCGCGCGCCTGGCGGGCGCCGCTTAA
- a CDS encoding ABC transporter ATP-binding protein: MAQVSLEQVRKVYPAAKGTQPHVAVAGATFDVADGELLVLVGPSGCGKSTLLRMIAGLESITSGTLRIGDRVVNDVAPKDRDIAMVFQNYALYPHMDVAGNLGFGLKLRGASKDEIARRVGEAAKTLELDALLARKPGALSGGQRQRVALGRALVRDPQVFLLDEPLSNLDAKLRTGMRVEIARLHRQLGATMVYVTHDQVEAMTLGQRIVVLKDGHVQQIDTPMALYERPANLFVATFLGSPAMNVLRGRVVRADGLSLDMGEGVRVPLGEGAVPEAWIDRDIAIGVRPEHLVPAPAGGVSPVVEMVEALGNETLVNLRLGAQALVARVAPHAAPSVGSAMPLALAAGQWHAFDAGSGERLPA; this comes from the coding sequence ATGGCCCAGGTCTCGCTCGAGCAGGTCCGGAAGGTCTACCCCGCGGCGAAGGGCACCCAGCCCCACGTCGCGGTCGCGGGCGCCACCTTCGATGTCGCCGACGGCGAACTGCTGGTCCTCGTCGGACCCTCCGGCTGCGGCAAGTCCACGCTCCTGCGGATGATCGCGGGCCTGGAATCGATCACCTCCGGCACGCTGCGCATCGGCGACCGCGTGGTCAACGACGTGGCGCCGAAGGATCGCGACATCGCGATGGTCTTCCAGAACTACGCGCTGTACCCGCACATGGACGTCGCGGGGAACCTCGGGTTCGGGTTGAAGCTGCGCGGTGCGTCGAAGGACGAAATCGCGCGCCGCGTCGGCGAGGCCGCGAAGACGCTGGAACTCGACGCGCTGCTGGCGCGCAAGCCCGGCGCCCTGTCCGGCGGCCAGCGCCAGCGCGTCGCGCTCGGGCGGGCGCTGGTGCGCGATCCGCAGGTGTTCCTGCTCGACGAACCCCTGTCCAACCTCGACGCCAAGCTGCGCACCGGCATGCGCGTGGAGATCGCGCGGCTGCACCGGCAGCTGGGCGCGACGATGGTCTACGTCACCCACGACCAGGTCGAAGCCATGACGCTGGGCCAGCGCATCGTGGTGCTGAAGGATGGCCACGTGCAGCAGATCGATACACCGATGGCGCTCTACGAGCGGCCGGCGAACCTGTTCGTCGCGACGTTCCTCGGCAGCCCCGCGATGAACGTGCTGCGCGGGCGCGTGGTGCGGGCCGACGGCCTGTCGCTGGACATGGGCGAAGGCGTGCGCGTGCCGCTGGGCGAGGGCGCGGTGCCGGAGGCCTGGATCGACCGCGACATCGCGATCGGCGTGCGGCCGGAACACCTGGTGCCGGCGCCGGCGGGCGGGGTCTCGCCCGTGGTCGAGATGGTCGAGGCGCTGGGCAACGAGACGCTGGTGAACCTGCGGCTCGGCGCGCAGGCGCTGGTGGCGCGCGTGGCGCCGCATGCCGCGCCGAGCGTGGGAAGCGCGATGCCGCTGGCCCTGGCGGCGGGGCAGTGGCATGCGTTCGATGCGGGGTCGGGGGAGCGGTTGCCGGCCTAG
- the zipA gene encoding cell division protein ZipA, whose translation MDSTVLRVGIAIAGVLLLAAIYFFGRPRKPGQGRRVADPVARAEPGERIEPTLGAQLEQELAGEGTTQSEFDLASDAPSNDLGRRDDASFEKIVTLYVAARAGNVLRGSDIVVAAEKAGLTYGHMQIFHRLVEGHPERGPVFSVASIKKPGSFDMATIQELETPAIAFFLTLPAPMTALDAWEKMLPTAQRMAELLDGVVLDESRNALGRQRVAHIRDELRAYDRQHEAPPLTKPARW comes from the coding sequence ATGGATTCGACCGTGCTGCGCGTTGGCATTGCGATTGCGGGCGTGCTGCTGCTCGCCGCGATCTATTTCTTCGGCCGCCCGCGCAAGCCGGGGCAGGGCCGTCGCGTCGCCGATCCGGTCGCGCGCGCCGAACCCGGCGAACGCATCGAGCCCACGCTCGGCGCGCAGCTGGAACAGGAGCTCGCGGGCGAGGGCACCACGCAATCCGAGTTCGACCTGGCCAGCGATGCGCCGTCCAACGACCTCGGCCGCCGCGACGACGCCTCGTTCGAAAAGATCGTCACGCTGTACGTCGCCGCGCGCGCGGGCAACGTGCTGCGCGGCAGCGACATCGTGGTCGCCGCCGAGAAGGCCGGCCTCACCTACGGCCACATGCAGATCTTCCATCGCCTGGTCGAAGGCCACCCGGAACGCGGCCCCGTGTTCTCGGTCGCCAGCATCAAGAAGCCGGGCAGCTTCGACATGGCCACCATCCAGGAACTGGAAACGCCCGCCATCGCGTTCTTCCTCACGCTGCCCGCGCCGATGACCGCGCTGGATGCCTGGGAAAAGATGCTGCCCACCGCGCAGCGCATGGCCGAGCTGCTCGACGGCGTGGTGCTCGACGAATCGCGCAACGCGCTCGGCCGCCAGCGCGTCGCGCACATCCGCGACGAACTGCGCGCGTACGACCGCCAGCACGAAGCGCCCCCGCTGACCAAACCCGCGCGCTGGTAA